The following are encoded in a window of Rosa chinensis cultivar Old Blush chromosome 4, RchiOBHm-V2, whole genome shotgun sequence genomic DNA:
- the LOC112196152 gene encoding probable proteasome inhibitor has product MANEKSVMAVIRVARPSFRNKNDKVAFAVHAFFLASGYVLIATGPPAFSDSALLSSFSTCDEEVGTDQWNELDEEYAFLYAIPENKKLVLVKCLVINHKLLVDALAQGSSSETVHLQINVDDYVGESNNNGSSNLKNLETLVKSLDTQVLCKLDTCSSSNSNKASSSITSTTTEPGGTGRIYLSWPGAGMYTARGDYGAPPPAPGFFADRFAWNGSAFM; this is encoded by the coding sequence ATGGCGAACGAAAAGTCGGTGATGGCGGTGATCAGAGTGGCGAGGCCATCCTTCCGCAACAAAAACGACAAGGTAGCTTTTGCCGTTCACGCCTTCTTCCTTGCCTCTGGCTACGTGCTTATCGCTACCGGGCCTCCTGCTTTCTCCGACTCTGCCCTCTTGTCGTCGTTCTCCACTTGCGATGAAGAAGTAGGAACCGACCAATGGAACGAGCTGGACGAGGAGTACGCGTTCCTTTACGCCATCCCAGAAAACAAGAAGTTGGTGCTGGTCAAGTGCCTTGTAATAAACCATAAACTGTTGGTTGATGCTTTAGCTCAAGGCAGTAGTTCCGAAACGGTTCATCTCCAAATCAACGTTGATGACTATGTTGGAGAGAGTAATAATAATGGCAGCAGCAATTTAAAGAATTTGGAGACATTGGTGAAGAGCCTGGACACTCAGGTTCTGTGTAAATTAGATACTTGTTCCTCAAGTAATAGCAACAAGGCCTCAAGTTCAATAACAAGTACAACAACGGAGCCTGGTGGTACTGGAAGAATCTATCTTTCTTGGCCGGGTGCTGGAATGTACACTGCTAGAGGCGATTATGGAGCACCACCCCCAGCTCCTGGTTTTTTTGCCGACCGGTTCGCGTGGAATGGTTCAGCTTTCATGTAG